The Magnolia sinica isolate HGM2019 chromosome 11, MsV1, whole genome shotgun sequence DNA window TGAACGTTCCTTGGCATGCATGTCTCTACAGGTCAATGACGGAAGGGAAACTCAATTTATAAAACCACTTCCTACGGTTGGTTCATTCGGTGATAGCGTTTTGCTGATTGTTGCGCTCTGTTTTCACTCTGTATTTGAGGGCATTGCAATTGGAGTTGCAGGTAAGATGAGATACATGCATAAAGATGCAACTGCCTTGCAAAGCATGCTAGCAGTTCAGAGAAAGGTTAATCTGTTTGTGAATTTTTTATGCTGTTTTGACAGTGTCAAAAGTGGTGTTTGGAGACGAAACCCCTGCATCAATCTGAAATGAGGGTTTTGagccctgtttggataccacctgcAATTGCCGGTTTGGTAGTCACCTATGATTTAGGTGACAAATTGACTAGACCTGAAAACCCAATCTGATTGGTTTTTGAGGAAACGACAATTACAGGTATCTTGAGCAGTCAACAATCGACAATACATCCTAATGGGCCCTTTTCTCTACACTCTACCCCATACATAAAGGCAGACTTGTATGAGATCTGTGCTGGTGTGTGCTATCATGGAGGGGCTTACCCCAAAAATTGCAGTGGTCTGATGATCCTATCAACTTATTGGAGGACCTTTGCCCATTAATTTTGGTCTGCTGGTTCAACCGACCATTCGTGATCCTTAAAAGGTCCTGCAATCAGCAGTTTGTATTGTCTGGTGCAATGTGATTTTTGTATGGTCCATCATACCATCCATAACAGGTCCACTAGATGCATGGTGTACAGATCTCATCTTCTTCATGCGTGCCACTTTATGGGACTGTTGAGTGTACATGGAAGGCCAATGGAAGCTACTAACACCATCCTCATTATAAAATCCTAATAGTGAGTTGCCATCAGAGAAACTCTGACATGTTCAAAAACTCGAGAACTTAGATTCGATGTTCAGCCGGGTCTTGTTGACTCAACTCAGGTGAGTATTTACTTGACTCAACCCAGGCGAATCTTTACTTGACTCAACCCATAcctaataattaatttaattattttgtaaATATTATTACACAGTTGTGTGAGGATAAATAATAAACAAACTAAAGAAACTTCAAACAGCCAGCACTTGCAAAAGCTGGTTTGATATGGTAGATATTCGCAGAGAGGTTACATGTTCAATTCTGGCCTCTTACTTCTTGTAAAGACACATTTTCCAGCGTGACTCAGTTCAAGTTGTTGGCTCGAAATCTCATCAGGTCAAGTAAACTTGGCTGAATTTTGAGTCAGGTCACtgggttttagaactatgataTGCAATAAGAGGTTGATGATGTGCATCACAGCATAAGCACATGAGTTCAAAGTCTGAGCCAATCATTAAGTGGTGCCAACTGTGACCCATAGGGCAGTACAGTCCACTCGCTGGTTGGACCACCCTCATATGAGGAAATGGGTGGTAAAAATCCAACTGTATGAGATTATAATGAAAATCTCACAATaaaattgcaaaaaataaaaataaaaaatgctgatATTCTGAAAGTCTCATGAAAATATCATCTGATTGATAAAATCACGAGATTTTTAGAATCTCGGCTATATTTGTCACAATGGCCACTCATCAatattttttcatgcaaaacCTAGGACCATATTTAAAAATTGTCCAGTATGAGTCAGCTTTGTCCGAATCGTATCAGTTCCGTTCTGAAATGATGCAAGTCACCAGCCGGAAATGGGACTGAAGCTGACTGATATGGGGTGAAGTAGCGGTTTTCGGTCTCCAAGCGACTCTACTCCAAAACCGCTATCTAATCCATGCCCCAACTCTTGAATAGTTAGATCTTTTATTCCTTAGTAGGCGACACAGTGTGTGGTTCCTACCTTCAACATCTTAAAATGCTATGATTTGTCCTGAATAAATTCTAAAAACCAGCTATATACAGTGTGCAATCCTTCATTCGTTGTGGAACCATTACTCAGTAGCTAACaaccttttcttctcttcttttcatgCATTGTCGGATTACAGAGACTAAAGGAGATGCTTGGAAAGCCCTATGGACTGTTTGCTTACACAAGATATTCGCTGCCATTGCAATGGGCATAGCTCTCCTGCGGATGATTCCTGGCCGCCCTTTCTTATCATGTGCAGCCTATGCTTTCGCCTTTGCCATCTCCAGCCCTGTCGGGGTTGTCATCGGCATTGTAATAGATGCCACAACACAGGGGGCTGTGGCTGACTGGATATACGCCATCTCGATGGGTATTGCTACTGGGGTTTTTGTATACGTCTCGATAAACCATCTACTCTCCAAAGGATTCACACCACAGAGACCTGTCGTGGTCGACGCTCCTTTTTACAAGTTCTTGGCCGTGACATTGGGTATTGGGGTCATTGCTGTTGTGATGATTTGGGACACATGACCCTTGGGCTGAGATGGTCCCCTGAAGCCCTCGTATTCCCTTGAGATGACTTCTCCTTAGCAGAAAGGGAATGTTCAGAATCTCAAAGTGTGGAGCCCATCTAATCAGGTTCCATAAATCTCTCTCCTGTAAAGAAAAATCAGTGCACTTTCTAGTTATATGCATGATGTAAGTCAGAAATTTCAGAGAAATGGTTCTTAATATATTACAGATGTTGTTTTAATTATACATGTGGAAAATGATAATGTCCCTGCCTTAATGGGGACATTATTAGCAATGCCCCCAAAGCTTTTAAATGTCATGTAGCATGGCCATTCACTGATCTTGGCCGTTTGTTCACTCACACCATTGGGGGCAATCTGTGTTGATGAAATTGTGTTTATATGTATCCGAATTGCTAATAAGTTCATAGATGTAATATAATTTTTGTCATGAACAAACCAAAGCATagtcaaaagaagaagaaggaagctaagggcctgtttggtaggcaCCAAAAAATGagatcatctcattttagttcataatcattatgtattagagatcatgattgctTGTAAAGCATTGTTTGGAAACCTGAAAACTTCAATTGACTCGATTTGATGTTCTAGTCAACTCGACCAAGTTTAAAGTTGACCCAGCGAATTTTAGAGAATTTTATTTAGTCTCTAATTATGTATTACAGATGCTTTTTGGTAgggataaaaaaaaatataaccaATAGTTTATATACactatgatctctaatacgtAATTGCtgttagctaaaatgagatgaactcattttttagaAGTGGCAACCAAACGTGCCCCAAAAGCCTTCCACCAAACGgcctcttctctcttttttcggTGATATGGGCCCTCTCGTACTTGGTCTTTGCATTCAGAATGGTAGATCCTTTTATGGCTGAATATGGATTGTGCTGCTCACCAATTGAAGGGCTTAAATATCATGGCCCATGGACATCACTGAAATGGTTGGTAGTGCCGAACCATGAGCCCCACTTGTACGACAAAACCACAGATTTTTGCCAGTGTTGTATAATGACCCCAAGGAGatttaaacaaacaaaaaaaaaaaaaaatctaaatttttgtgTTGCTATGCTCGGAAAATAGTGTTGTTTGTGGTTCAAATGTATGATGATAAATTTTGGAATATAACGTATGTAATGTGAGTATTTTAAGCGGCTGTTTGGATGCGCTATCAGATTTAATTACAATAACTTTGCTTTCTAGATGGGAGTTGTAAGAAATATTTCTACTGGATTCTTACTTTCAAGCTGTAGGCAGTGCGCACCTCTGGAGACATGGGTGGCTGTGATGGGATCTGGACCATTTATTTCAGTCGGTCCAATAATGAATGGGACAggccaaaaatcagattgtttggacGATCTTAAGTATGGGATGGAAATCAGCAACATCTCCAACTGTggaaggatttttatttatttattattattcttcAGATGGTTGGGATAACGGTTTCGGTTGGTAGCCAATCGGTTCACCACGTGGACCACTGAATAAAAAGACGTGCAACGCTCGCATCTTGATTAGTTCAGACTGAATTTTGTTGACGGTTGGATGTgatgctcaccagtgggccccacactgattTAGGAGACCATTGGGTGGTGTTTTCCATTGTTCAGTAgtactggcccacctgatggttattggatctgcctaattttttgggaGCATGCTCACCTGTTGATTGGATCAACCTGCCACACACacaactggtgggccccacaaaaaatcGATTCTGCATGATTGTTTTGTTCCCCTCAATCTCCACCGACTACAAGGAAAGAGCGGATTTAGAAGGTGAAAAGGTGTAATGATACAGCCTTTTTTCTCCACCAGTGTCACATATGAAGAATGTCCTGTCGTTACAAAAGGTAGGCTATACCATGATGATCTCCTGGTATGAAAATCAGGAATGGAAAGCAGGAATATACATACAGTCGTGGCCCACCCTAACGAGTAGATGGACCTGATTTTCCTATCGGGTAATTACCATGTTATGGCTCACCATTTCTACGGATAGGATATTCTACAAATGGTACATGATTggcagaaaaaaaagaaaaaaaaaaagaatggttGGATCATAACTAACAACACAACCGGAATAATCCGTACACATGGTTTCTCAATTCTGACAAGTGAGACCATTGGTCTAGGAATCCATTCCGGACTGCTGATCATTTAGTGTCCCATCGTGGGTGGACCGTgctcaaaatataaaaaaaatatatctttaATGGGACCATCATAACCTTTCAAACTCGTGGCCTGCAATAGGCAAAGAAGAGAGCAATGGCAGGCGATCAATTGTAAAAAAGTCAAAAGATTGAAGGTTAAGATcttccaacggtctggattagtgAAGTGTGGGCCCCATTTTGTTTGAATTGAAGATTATGTGCTTCTCCACCTTCTAATCCCCGCTTAGGACTCTCAATCCCACTCCTACTTCCGATatatttatacttgtttacattttgagAGAGAGACACTTCTTCCATGCTCGaatttgtggtccacctaaacagGCAACGGTTACAAACGATTAAgcccatggttaaaagactcagcGACTTGGATCAAGGGAAGAGATGACTTGCAGATGTGCTACAAGAGGAATCAAAGCAAATTAAGAGCTTTTTCACTAGAGCAGGCGTTGAGATATTCGTATCTATGAGACATCAGACAATCTGGACGGTCCATTTAGGCTTGGGCCTCACTTCATGGGGCACCATGCAAAGATCATGTTTAATCAAATAATCATCATAGCCATTGAATCGTTGGCCTTCTATTTCTAACCAAGCTGTATATAGGTTTGTCaagactgtttcttgtggtgataAATGAAACCAAAGTCAATCCGAGTTACCAAATGCTATCCTTCATCACCAACATGACGACAATTTTAAATATCTTTAATGTCTAATCATCACCCAAATACATTGATGCCGCTGTTTGGATTTAAAATTTTGATAGTAATGCCATAAAAAAGTGCAGTGTGTATACATTCTCTATCTCCTTAATACAAATGCATTTGACCGATGATTCCCATTTTTGATTTGGTGGTACTTTTTTATGTGTATACATTCCCTGTCTCCTTAATACATCTCCATTTGACCGATGATTCCCATTTTTGATCTGGTGGTAGTAAAATTGTAATGACTCGATTGACTCAACATGAGTTGGCATTTTTTGGGTGATTGTTTTCGAGTAAAATGCTGCATTTATGTCTATGTATCCCAATAtttattagttataacatatataccatacaagtgttgtcatatgcgggATCGCATATGTCATTTTGGGTCCTTGGACCACATATGCCAGTGGCATATGCAGTTTTTGTACCCACCATGTTTATGTGATTATGCCATTGCATACTCAGTGCGGATGGCATATCTTCAACCTTGATTCTCTCATGTTTTGCCTATAATACTCAGCCCCATGCACAAATGCACTACATTTTCCTGCATATAGGGCTGTCAGTGGGCTGGACTTTTGGGCCTAACCTGCATTTGGGCCCGGCTTCAGCTGGAGTATCAGGCCCATTAGTTTGAACTATGTACAACTACACAAGCTGAATGTGCCATGCTATCTAGTCTATTATTATTTATTACTAATATTcttattaatttaattattaaatatcaagttgatttgaTTCAGATCAACATTGAGTGAGTTTTGGGGTTTTTTAAATATGCCTAGAGAGGCCACAGGCCTACGAACACAAACAATTCTTGGGAGTAATCTGTcttttgttgttgttttcattGTTTCATTTTTCCAGAAGAACAATCACACAGTTCTGAAGAAGACGCTTGCGCTCAGATGTGTAAAGAAcagaaggaagaaatgaagaaactTACCATCGAGTTCCGCCGGAGCTCGTTCGGACATTTGAaacttctttctcttctccaagAACTGGTTCGAGTTAGATTCTGATAGCCCTTCTCTCTTTTTAATTGGGAGCAGCTGTTTTCTAAACAAATtctgagagaaaaagaaaaggagaaaaaaaaaaaacagtatcaCAGGATTATTAGATCAGAGGCTCTGGAGCTTTTGTGATATGTAGTGAGCGCATTCCAATATGGTTTGTTGAAAACAAAAACATGAATAGGAAATACGTCGGAAGATTGGCCTAAGAGCTTTAAAGGTCCCGATGAAGAACCTTCTTGAAACAAACTCCAACTATGATAGGCCCCTCTAAGTCTCCAACAGCACAACCTGCAGCAAAGAAGAGTTTGTGATTTAATTAAAATTGGATTTCATAAGGTGAGATTATATTTCTGGAGGATGAATTTTATAACATGCATTGATCAGGAAGGGGCATTCATTGCCAACatgcatttcaaaaaaaaaaagaagaagaagcttggaTTTTTCTAAAGCCCCAAAATAATCTTTCTGGGTGTGAGATGACCCAAGCACCCTCAAAtctgttttctttttctaaattagTAGAGTCGTGTGAAGTCAcggcattgtggggcccacatggtgtgtgtatgacatccaaaaaGTCCTAAAGGTGCAGCCCACCATGTTGATTAGATGCTCCAAAAATCCAGCTGATTcaatcatcaagtaggccacagtgTGGAAAACAGTGTAGACAACCCAAAAGCTCCAAATTCaaatgcagcccacctgatgattggatggcctgagttttggatcatctaATCCTCATGGCACACctgttgaacaggttggatgtcatacacacatccaCAATGCTTGACTCCACATTTGCATTTAAAAAACAAGGCGAAGGGCATGGTCATGTCACCTCAAAGGGATCCTTCCGGGACTATAGAAAAGTGAAGTCTTTTATTGGGAAAATCAGAAATCGTGAGGATTTTTTTGATAAAAATCCCTAAAAGATAAACACAACATCTGCATTgtacatctttcaaaaaaaaaaaaaaaaaatgcagtacAAATTTCCAtcgataatgtatgtgttatgctTACCAATCCACTGTCCAGTTGAAGGACGGATGAGGATAGCACCAATTCCAGCCCCAATGAAAGCAAAAACCAATGAGGCACCACACCTAATAGTTGCACCAGAGACCTTTCTCCTGAGAAGCTCGAGTTTTTCAGCTttatcaacctcttcctcgttCTCATCCTCATTCTTAAAGCAACGATATATCTCAATTCCAACTTGGATGATCCAAGATGCAGCAACTCCTAACAGATGTCCTGTCAGCAGAAAATGAGGTCAGAATAAGTCATGAGAGAACTATAGATTTGAAGGAAGCAACTGGCTACTCAAGCATGGCTTTAAGACTCATCCGAGTCAGGTGCAACTTGGACAAGTTGACTTGGATTCAGCACTACCCAATCCGGTTCAATACCATGAGTCACTCCCAACTCGGGTGAGTCACAACTCGACTCAGACACCAAATGAGTCAATCCAAGTGTAAAAACCATGCACTCAAGGGAATACCAACAATAGAAGAATGCTAACCTTTGAAAGTCGTCTTGCTGACATTAAAGAAGAATAATGAAGTCGCCATCCCCCTTTCAGCCTTTCGCTTAGCTGATTTAGGAAAATCTGCATGTATAGAATTAAACTGTTAGttgttttttgaaaatctaaCCCGCACAGGCTGTGTTTGGTTACatattgaattgcaaacattctaTTTAATTATgaggaaatttcaaaattatcGATGTTTCCTAGCATTCGTGAGGGGAAGTTTTTATTAACATCCTAGTATTCATGAGAGGAAGTTTTTACTAAAATTATAGTTGCGTTCCTCGCAAGTGTTCCGAGACTCCTGCAATTTGGAGCTGCAGTGCTgaatatgaatgctaaggaaattAGAATTTGGTCACTTCTACTTCTCAGACTAGTATCTGCAATTAAACTTGAAAAtgtatccaaacacacccttattgTAGCAAAGATGAGGATTACAGCAGTTAACTGCATGCTAACAAGTGTTGGGTCTAGCAATGATTGTGCCAATTCGAAGGACTGCGGCAAAGGATCGCTCTGCAGCTGCAGACTCAAGGACAATTCTTCTTAACTGGAAGGGTTGATGCAGCCCAGGAGCAGGACTCATTATCCATCGAGATAGCTTTATGGCCATTTACTGTGGTCTGAAAAGTCTAAGGCCCCCATATCAAtggcccatcagtctgtggactCAACATGAGTGGTCCAGTCATTCATGGGCCCACACACTCAAATTTTCTACAGCAACAGTTAATAACTTGTTGCCAAGGTCAATTTTCGAGTGCAAAATGATGTATGATGTGAAAATGGTCTTGAAGAAAAACTAATGAGTTGGCTTTCAAGCAAGATCTTGCGATTCGAGTTATGGTTGATTCATGGAGAGGTTGTATGGTTGTGATAGGATTTACAGACATTTTAGTCTTTCTTTAGCGTTGCATTAAAAGAGGTCTCAAGTCGAACTGGTTGGAACACAAGGTACTGTCCACCCcatggataacttccaaccccTCCAATTAGGTTGGCCTCTCCATGAGGACCACcgagtgcaaaaatcagccttatccaCTGATCATGTGGACCAAACCATGAAAACAGTGTAGCCATTGagaaatagcaaaatacaagtgtggtccactgatgaGTGGATAATATCTGGATAGGTCATGCAAAGGAATGGGTAGTCAAGGATGCCGCAGGAGCTGCAGGGATTATCTTCATAGTCTGGGATTCTTCGTTATGGTCCAAAGAGGACAGTTGGGCAGGGGATTTACTCTTAGTGTGGTTTTTCGAGACAGGGCTTCAAGATTCAAATGGGTGTTTTCTGCAGTTTATGGCCTGAACATTGCCAATCTCAGCGACTCCTACTGGGTGGAATTAGTGTTCCAAATACAGGTATCGAGTTACGTATTgtatccttgggatacaaatacgtattggttatcgcacgggatatatcatttctatcaagtaatttatcgcactttttgggaaacatgggtacacattggggaaatggttgaatttttcaatgaaacttcagtgattgttaaaaaaataccttaatacacacttttaaattatgacatctcaaaaaagaagtgcacataataggtttcctttgtatagggtcctaagctatgcgtcaTCTGAcaaaactaatgcaactatattgaaattgaatgcataatatttagagtgtatgtgatgatcatttcatcaaacactcctaaatacttcgaaattagttataattgacagctggttgaaggggaatttcgaaaaaaaaaaataaatttaataattttttattaaaaaatgatttttatttttcaaaaattgacaaggactcaataaatcagtagattagccctcatacatgcttgatttcatgtttggagtgcaaaatTGCAAGGGAGAaattagggaaattttgaaatttccccaaatcggaccgCCTACAcacaaattttaaaattagagtgtatgtgatgatcattttatcaaatacttcgaaattagtctcaattgattgctgattgaaggaaaattttgaaaaaaaccgtggagaacatgaagaaccaatggatatcaaaatcaaagctccaactccatgatttttcatgtaaaacatgaagaaccaatggatttataactatttgacactgatttaacataatttcaataaaaaagggatcgaaaattgaaaatgctcactggatcaaacatatgggatatatcgacactacctgtgcgtttcgtatcgcacagttaagatacaagatatatcatgggatatattggctgatatcgtcgatatttaaaacattgggtggAATTGGATTCTGTTGGAGCGAGATGGGGGCTTTCATGGTGTGTGGGAGGGGTCAATGTCCCAAGATTCTCGTTCGAGAAATCTTCAGGTGGGAAAATGACTAGCAGCATGGCAGTGTTTTTTGATTGGGAGCACAAAAATAATTTGGTGGATTTGCCAATGGGGGATAAATAGCAGAAGTCAGCCTGTTCTTTCCAAGTTAGATCACTTCCTTATGTCAAATAGCTGGATTGATAGATTCCCCTTAACCAATCAGCGAGGTCTGCCGAAGCCAATTTTCGACCGTTGCCCAATATTTCTTGAGGTAAAGATGGAGGGTTGGGGTCCAAGGCTATTCAGGTTTGAATTAGCTTGGCGCCAATggagaggtttaggaatttagtGAAGAGTTGGTGAGATTCTTGCCAGGTTTTGGGACAGCTGGCATTTGTGCTTTTCCTGAAACTGCACCTTTTAAAAGAAGATTGTCCGGTggaagaatgatttttttttttttcacaatagAGAGGCAGTTATGGAAAGGGTTATGGATGATGCTTTATTAAAGAAGGGGCGACCTTATCGGAGAATGACCGCAGCTGTAGGGGTTCCCTTAAGGTTGAATACAATAATTTTTTGAATGAGCAGGAAATTAAGTGGAAGCAACAGTCGAGAGCAACGTGACTAAAGGAGGGAAATAAAAACACAAAGTCCTTTCATGGAATTGCTAGTGCGAGAGCACGTGCTAACAAAATCAAAAGTGCTGTAGTGGATACGGTTCATGTAGAAGGGAAACCAGAAGCATGCGATGCTATAGCATCCTACTATAAGGATCTTTTATCTGGCCCCAAAGTCGTGAGACCAAGATCAGATAATTGGGAATTTGAGGTGCTGTAGTGGATGAGGTTGCTTCTTTGGAAGGGATATATTGGAGGaggaagtaaaaataaaaaataaaaaatctaggaGTTTGGTAAGGACAGGTTTcccattgcttttttttttcccaaagatTTTTTGGGAAATGCTAAGGACGAATGTGTTGCTTTCATTTGAGTTACTAAGTTTTTTGTGAAAGGAAAGCTAGCATCAGAATTGGGAGCTTTCTTATATTGCTCTAACTCCGAAGTAGGAGGGAGCCGACTGCCTTTTAAGGACTTCTACCCAATTAGTCTTATTAGCACTCCATACAAGATCCTTGCGAAGATTCTAGCTTCTAGGTTTTGAGCCATTCTAGGTTGAGTCATCTCTAAGGTGCAGGGAGCTTTTGTGGAGGGGAGGCAGATCTTGGATAGTTCATTAATTgccaacaaaatcataaaaaatcgcACCATAAAAGGGGGTAAGAGTGGTGTGGTTTGTAAGCTAGATCTGGAGAAAGCTTATGAGCATGTTGATTGGGCTTTTCTAGATTATATGCTGGGCTGAAGGGGTTGTGGGGTTAAATGGAGAAGCTGAATTCTAGAGTGTGTGGGACCGGCCAAGTTCTCACTTATCATCAACCACGGTAAGCCATAATAGCCATTACGTAAAGGTGTTACGGGGGCcattataggaaaaaaaaaaaaaagaaaaaaaaagaagacccaTAAAAGGCCATTACACTCCCTAGAAAGGCCATAACAATCCATTACGGGGTCGATAtaggttttttgggttttttctcaataaaaaaagaccataatggccattatagcccgtatcataaaggtagcCATGGTGACCTTTATGGCCATTGCTACCATTACGGAATGCCTTGTCGTTAACAGCTCTCCTAAAGGTTTCTTTAAATCGGCGAGGAGTTTAAGGCAAGGGGACCCACTTTTTCCCTTTCCTTTTTGTTATGGTGGCAAAAGCCTGAGCATAATGCTTTCTAAGGAGGACAACGAAGGTCCATTTTGTGGCTTCAAAGTGGCCACGGGGGATTTTCAAGTGTCGCATCTTCAATTCATGGATGGCACAATTCTATTCTATAAGCTAGATGCTTCCCAAATCAATAATCTTTGGAAAGTGAATTTTTGGTTTGAAATGGTATTGAGTCTATCAGTGAACTTACAAAAATCTACAGTGTTGAGTATTAGGTTGCGTAGAGAGGAATTGACTTCTCTTgctggtgtgtttggttgcaaggTGGAGTCGTTCCCAACCATTTAGTTGGGCCTCCCCTTTTGTATTGGGAAGGCGAAAAAGAGCTTGTGGGATCTGGCGATTGAAATATTCGAAAGGAAGTTGTTAGTTTGGAATAGTAGGTTGTTGTCTTTGGGGGCAGAATCGTCCTTATTAAAGCGGCGCTATTGAACCTTCCATCATATTTCTTATCTCTCTTCAAGTGCCCGAAAGAGGTGCTCAACAAATTGGAGAAGTTTAAAAGGGATTTCTTATGGCAAGGTGGGGGAGGCTAAGAAAAAATTCATCTTATGAAATGGGCCAATGTTTGTAGGCCCAAAGAGGATGGGGGTGGGTATTCCTGGGGGATCTATGAATGGAGCTTTATTAGGGAAGT harbors:
- the LOC131219483 gene encoding zinc transporter 2-like isoform X1, translated to MANRSLLLSLLILLSLSISVFSHGGSHDHDDGDADAASDGHDLRSRPLILVKIWCLIIVLVGTFAGGVSPYFFKWNEGFLLLGTQFAGGVFLGTALMHFLSDSAGTFGDLTDVEYPFAFMLACAGYLMTMMADCVISHVYAKSGSGRDVENGGGSVQQSKVSGNGGYSQSHGQVNDGRETQFIKPLPTVGSFGDSVLLIVALCFHSVFEGIAIGVAETKGDAWKALWTVCLHKIFAAIAMGIALLRMIPGRPFLSCAAYAFAFAISSPVGVVIGIVIDATTQGAVADWIYAISMGIATGVFVYVSINHLLSKGFTPQRPVVVDAPFYKFLAVTLGIGVIAVVMIWDT
- the LOC131219483 gene encoding zinc transporter 2-like isoform X2; the encoded protein is MANRSLLLSLLILLSLSISVFSHGGSHDHDDGDADAASDGHDLRSRPLILVKIWCLIIVLVGTFAGGVSPYFFKWNEGFLLLGTQFAGGVFLGTALMHFLSDSAGTFGDLTDVEYPFAFMLACAGYLMTMMADCVISHVYAKSGSGRDVENGGSVQQSKVSGNGGYSQSHGQVNDGRETQFIKPLPTVGSFGDSVLLIVALCFHSVFEGIAIGVAETKGDAWKALWTVCLHKIFAAIAMGIALLRMIPGRPFLSCAAYAFAFAISSPVGVVIGIVIDATTQGAVADWIYAISMGIATGVFVYVSINHLLSKGFTPQRPVVVDAPFYKFLAVTLGIGVIAVVMIWDT
- the LOC131219485 gene encoding uncharacterized protein LOC131219485; this translates as MATSLFFFNVSKTTFKGHLLGVAASWIIQVGIEIYRCFKNEDENEEEVDKAEKLELLRRKVSGATIRCGASLVFAFIGAGIGAILIRPSTGQWIGCAVGDLEGPIIVGVCFKKVLHRDL